From Mercenaria mercenaria strain notata chromosome 17, MADL_Memer_1, whole genome shotgun sequence, the proteins below share one genomic window:
- the LOC123537241 gene encoding uncharacterized protein LOC123537241 has translation MAIFRKIFFHKRFRLVICLIIGIYLMMSTPFWMELSATLFADIMESVTRKKVSDVVNVIRTDNFLSTNVLPSFKRIYSLESRILQNKATYSRIPHPRQVDVKENNVLLKQDVESDVSDINENFCTDKSKWSKILSERLGKVTSNMKNWTFDKTVECPYLNISEIKHLKPTRKGSLNCNISEDVFLNVTWTNDIYIASFYDDCVDMFITDCCKGNSRVPRIVHYVWYKRGELSFVGFTSFLSVIRFVKPYAIIFHGDSLPFGSYWDFIVNMSPAIIHLKREPPEYIAAQKIKHKEHASDIMRIEALLKYGGIYMDTDTLIVRSIEPLMNYSCVMSNQSSGLMASAFVMAEKNASFLQLWMDGYRFHYNPSNYYYNAMVYPSKVARDHVDLIHIEYAKVSRPVDMIGWKIYNNTYASYNWSHIYGIHLYSRIYRKPFNEYTIRTMNTTAGSICRHILFGNKELCNSLIDHNYIR, from the exons atggcaatatttagaaaaatattttttcataaaagatttcgTCTTGTTATCTGTCTTATAATTGGGATATATCTAATGATGTCTACGCCGTTTTGGATGGAACTTTCTGCAACACTTTTTGCTGACATTATGGAGAGTGTCACCAGGAAAAAAG tttcagATGTTGTTAATGTTATCAGGACAGACAATTTTCTATCAACTAACGTTTTGCCATCGTTTAAAAGAATTTATTCACTGGAATCTAGAATACTTCAAAACAAAGCTACATATTCCAGAATACCACATCCAAGACAAGTGgatgtaaaagaaaataatgtGCTTTTAAAACAGGACGTCGAAAGCGATGTAagtgacataaatgaaaatttttgtaCTGATAAAAGTAAATGGAGTAAAATACTTTCTGAACGTCTAGGAAAAGTTACTTCAAATATGAAAAACTGGACTTTTGACAAAACTGTAGAATGCCCATATCTAAATATAagtgaaataaaacatttgaaaccGACACGCAAGGGCTCGCTTAACTGTAACATAAGCGAAGATGTGTTCCTAAATGTGACTTGGACAAACGATATTTACATTGCGTCGTTTTACGATGATTGTGTAGATATGTTTATAACTGATTGCTGTAAAGGAAATTCCCGCGTACCGCGTATTGTCCACTATGTCTGGTATAAGAGAGGAGAATTAAGTTTTGTGGGTTTTACCAGTTTTCTCAGTGTTATTCGTTTTGTTAAGCCTTACGCTATAATATTCCATGGAGACAGTCTCCCCTTCGGTTCATACTGGGACTTCATTGTCAATATGTCACCAGCTATCATTCATCTCAAACGTGAACCTCCGGAGTATATCGCAGCACAAAAGATAAAGCACAAAGAACATGCCAGTGACATAATGCGCATAGAAGCTCTGTTAAAGTATGGTGGGATATACATGGATACAGACACACTAATCGTAAGGTCCATAGAACCATTAATGAATTATTCATGTGTAATGTCAAACCAGAGTTCCGGTTTAATGGCTTCAGCGTTTGTAATGGCTGAGAAAAACGCGTCGTTTCTTCAGTTATGGATGGATGGTTATCGATTTCACTACAATCCTTCGAATTATTACTACAATGCAATGGTATACCCTTCGAAGGTAGCTCGTGACCATGTGGACTTGATTCACATAGAGTATGCAAAAGTTTCCCGACCAGTTGATATGATCGGttggaaaatatataacaatacataTGCCTCATACAACTGGTCGCACATATACGGGATACACTTATATAGCAGAATATATAGGAAGCCATTCAATGAGTATACAATACGGACTATGAATACTACAGCAGGATCGATCTGCCGTCATATTTTATTTGGCAATAAAGAACTCTGTAACTCATTAATTGATCATAATTATATTAGGTAA